One segment of Marinobacter sediminum DNA contains the following:
- the ubiU gene encoding ubiquinone anaerobic biosynthesis protein UbiU, producing MELVCPAGSLPALKTAVDNGANAVYFGFRDSTNARQFAGLNFNDKRAAEGIEYAHQRGARVFCAINTYPQPDGWEQWKGAVDRAAGLGVDAIILADMGLLDYAAQKHPDIPRHLSVQGSATSYEALKFYKDNFDIRRAVLPRVLSLDQVRGVAKHSPVELEVFAFGSLCIMAEGRCYLSSYLTDESPNTRGACSPAKAVRWQETPQGLESRLNDVLIDRYGPGEPAGYPTLCKGRFEVEGSLYHAIEEPVSLNTLDLLPDLQGLGIRAVKIEGRQRSPAYIADVARTWRHALDDLESRPESFTVDPGWRNTLSGLSEGGLTTLGAYHRKWK from the coding sequence ATGGAACTCGTATGCCCGGCCGGCAGTCTGCCCGCGCTGAAAACCGCCGTGGATAATGGTGCCAACGCGGTTTATTTCGGCTTCCGGGACAGCACCAATGCCCGCCAGTTTGCCGGCCTGAACTTCAATGACAAGCGTGCTGCTGAGGGTATCGAATACGCCCACCAGCGCGGTGCCCGTGTATTCTGTGCCATCAACACCTACCCACAACCCGATGGCTGGGAACAATGGAAGGGGGCCGTAGATCGCGCGGCGGGCCTGGGAGTGGATGCGATTATCCTGGCCGATATGGGCCTGCTGGATTATGCCGCTCAGAAGCACCCGGACATTCCACGGCACCTTTCCGTCCAGGGCTCAGCTACCAGTTACGAAGCGCTTAAATTCTACAAGGATAACTTCGATATTCGGCGGGCAGTGTTGCCCCGGGTGCTTTCCCTGGACCAGGTGAGGGGTGTGGCGAAACACAGTCCCGTTGAGCTGGAGGTGTTTGCCTTTGGCAGTCTGTGCATCATGGCCGAAGGGCGCTGCTATCTCTCCTCCTACCTGACCGACGAATCTCCTAACACCCGTGGCGCCTGTTCCCCGGCCAAGGCCGTGCGCTGGCAGGAAACCCCCCAGGGCCTGGAGTCGCGGCTTAACGACGTACTGATTGACCGTTATGGCCCGGGTGAACCGGCTGGCTATCCTACCTTGTGCAAGGGGCGTTTCGAGGTCGAGGGTAGCCTCTACCATGCGATCGAGGAACCGGTCAGCCTGAATACGCTGGACCTTCTGCCGGATCTTCAGGGGTTGGGCATCAGGGCCGTGAAAATTGAGGGCCGGCAGCGTAGCCCGGCCTATATTGCCGATGTTGCCCGCACCTGGCGCCATGCTCTTGATGACCTGGAGTCCCGGCCGGAATCCTTTACCGTCGATCCCGGCTGGCGAAACACCCTGTCCGGCCTGTCTGAGGGCGGGCTGACCACCCTGGGTGCCTACCATCGCAAATGGAAATGA
- a CDS encoding U32 family peptidase, with product MMKLSLGPILWFWSKQSVFDFYGKAAEWPVDTIYLGEAVCSRRRELKPDDWFALARDLKACGKEVVLSSQTLIESEADLRRLRRICEQNEFCVEANDQSAMQVAIGNGIPFVTGPSMNIYNVATLKVLAKRGLKGWNLPVELGRDTLAQLITGLKQEGLDLPAEVFAWGFLPLAWSSRCFTARHYNLPKDNCEFRCLQHPDGMELRSRESQELFRLNGISTLSGSRYDLMRELPEMERIGVSTVRLSPEHLGMDEVVRRFDQVRRGETPDTDPLQLVEAPPCNGYWYGKPGMDLVAKSGG from the coding sequence ATGATGAAGTTATCCCTCGGGCCGATTCTTTGGTTCTGGTCCAAACAAAGCGTTTTTGATTTCTATGGTAAGGCGGCTGAGTGGCCGGTAGATACCATCTATCTCGGCGAAGCCGTGTGTTCCCGCCGGCGAGAACTGAAACCGGATGACTGGTTTGCGCTGGCCCGTGATCTCAAAGCCTGTGGCAAGGAAGTGGTGCTCTCATCGCAGACGCTGATTGAGTCAGAGGCGGACTTGCGCCGCCTGCGTCGGATCTGCGAGCAAAACGAGTTCTGTGTGGAAGCCAACGACCAGAGCGCAATGCAGGTAGCCATTGGCAACGGAATTCCGTTCGTGACTGGTCCGTCCATGAACATTTACAACGTTGCCACGCTCAAGGTGCTGGCAAAGCGGGGTCTGAAGGGCTGGAATCTGCCGGTGGAACTGGGTCGGGATACCCTGGCACAACTGATTACCGGGCTAAAGCAGGAAGGTCTGGACCTTCCCGCGGAAGTGTTTGCCTGGGGCTTTCTGCCGTTGGCATGGTCTTCCCGCTGCTTCACCGCCCGTCATTACAACCTGCCCAAGGACAACTGCGAATTCCGCTGCCTCCAGCATCCAGATGGCATGGAACTCCGTTCGCGAGAAAGCCAGGAGCTGTTTCGGCTGAATGGTATTTCCACCCTGTCTGGCTCCCGTTATGACCTGATGCGGGAACTGCCCGAGATGGAGCGAATAGGCGTGTCTACGGTTCGTCTGAGCCCTGAGCATCTGGGTATGGATGAGGTGGTCAGGCGTTTTGACCAGGTGCGCCGGGGTGAAACGCCTGATACCGACCCATTGCAGCTGGTAGAAGCGCCTCCGTGCAATGGGTACTGGTATGGCAAGCCGGGCATGGATCTGGTTGCAAAATCGGGGGGCTGA